From Dermochelys coriacea isolate rDerCor1 chromosome 9, rDerCor1.pri.v4, whole genome shotgun sequence, one genomic window encodes:
- the LOC119861736 gene encoding 40S ribosomal protein S29-like, whose translation MGHQQLYWSHPRKFGKGSCSCRVCSNHHGPICKYALNTCRQCFHQYTKDIGFVKWD comes from the coding sequence ATGGGTCACCAGCAGCTCTACTGGAGCCACCCCAGGAAGTTTGGAAAGGGCTCCTGCTCGTGCCGCGTGTGCTCGAACCACCATGGCCCGATCTGCAAGTACGCGCTGAACACGTGCCGGCAGTGCTTCCACCAGTACACCAAGGACATCGGCTTTGTCAAGTGGGACTAA